A region of Asticcacaulis excentricus DNA encodes the following proteins:
- a CDS encoding KAP family P-loop NTPase fold protein, with protein MPLYDFSLDIGANEGFTPEKDIFRHEAFGERLTNLLANTNFPITLAIDAQWGEGKTTFLKMWAGHLRNEGFPVIEFDAFANDYYDDPFIPLAGEIVALAKDQGIKTAISEKAKKVAFALAKGFVKVGTKLVTLNAVDGSLIDSVKDDVADGLADYAAKEVGELIDKYEETKNEFQAFREALSQLPDKLYDGPKNEDGHPINPKPLIFIIDELDRCRPDYALKLLERIKHFCSVPSIHFVFGVHILQLKNSVSYAYGNGINSDTYLEKFFTIFTNLPDSNHPRGVVPIDSYLSHIRNNLIIRSDISQIINYFQNKNVSIRSFQKYIQSISIINSQTYTSSLNSYLAIITAIRFFDIKNYEKIMRTALDPVEASVIVDEFYPKPTSGGWKTFLINVMSESDLTQVMSAFDIYQRENGSFNKYLERNYLRWEMQIHRSL; from the coding sequence ATGCCGCTTTACGATTTCAGCCTGGATATAGGCGCGAATGAAGGCTTCACGCCTGAGAAGGATATTTTCCGCCATGAAGCCTTTGGCGAACGCCTGACAAACCTGCTCGCCAACACGAATTTCCCCATCACTCTGGCCATTGATGCGCAATGGGGTGAAGGCAAAACCACCTTCCTGAAAATGTGGGCGGGACACCTTCGAAACGAGGGCTTCCCGGTCATTGAATTCGACGCCTTTGCCAATGACTATTACGACGATCCCTTTATCCCGTTGGCAGGGGAAATTGTAGCTTTGGCTAAAGATCAGGGGATTAAAACTGCGATTAGCGAAAAGGCGAAGAAAGTTGCCTTTGCTCTGGCGAAGGGCTTCGTCAAAGTTGGCACTAAGCTAGTCACTCTGAATGCAGTTGATGGCTCGCTCATTGACAGCGTCAAAGATGATGTCGCAGATGGCCTCGCTGACTATGCGGCTAAAGAAGTAGGCGAATTAATTGATAAGTACGAAGAGACAAAAAATGAATTTCAAGCTTTCCGGGAAGCCCTAAGTCAGTTGCCCGATAAGCTTTATGATGGACCGAAAAATGAAGATGGACATCCCATTAATCCAAAACCATTAATTTTTATAATTGATGAACTCGACAGGTGCCGCCCGGATTATGCTCTTAAACTACTGGAGAGAATAAAACATTTTTGTTCAGTTCCCAGTATTCATTTCGTGTTCGGCGTGCACATTCTTCAGTTAAAAAATTCAGTTTCGTATGCTTACGGAAATGGTATAAATTCAGATACATATCTAGAAAAATTTTTTACGATTTTCACAAATCTTCCGGATTCCAATCATCCAAGAGGAGTCGTTCCAATCGATTCGTATCTTTCACATATAAGAAACAATCTGATCATTAGAAGCGACATTTCGCAAATTATAAATTATTTTCAAAATAAAAACGTATCAATAAGATCATTTCAAAAATACATACAATCAATTTCAATTATAAATTCTCAAACGTACACTAGCTCACTAAACTCTTACCTAGCAATTATTACTGCAATAAGATTTTTTGACATTAAAAATTACGAAAAAATAATGCGCACAGCACTTGATCCAGTTGAAGCTAGCGTCATTGTTGACGAGTTCTACCCTAAACCAACTAGCGGCGGATGGAAAACATTTTTAATTAACGTAATGAGCGAATCCGATCTTACTCAAGTGATGAGTGCGTTCGATATTTATCAAAGAGAAAATGGTAGCTTTAATAAATATCTTGAACGCAATTATCTCAGGTGGGAGATGCAGATACATCGCTCCCTTTAG
- a CDS encoding phosphoadenylyl-sulfate reductase — MTVLINNLVADTPDHEHARQLSAKYEGWNAESILRDTIGQEFAGKIALTSSFGADAVALLHLVAKIDRTTPVIFLDTDRHFFQTLQYRDELVEALGLTNLTNLRPALEDIRALDPKNTLFQSDPDACCDFRKTKPLAAVTKDYAAWISGRKRHQAATRANLSVVEFDGRNFKINPLANWTAQDVADYIRAHNLPEHPLVAQGYPSIGCFTCTKPVEEGQDARSGRWAGQDKTECGIHLNVYDDGEGI; from the coding sequence ATGACTGTGCTGATCAATAATCTGGTGGCCGATACGCCTGACCACGAACACGCGCGGCAACTGTCGGCCAAGTACGAAGGCTGGAACGCCGAGTCGATCCTGCGCGACACCATCGGTCAGGAGTTTGCCGGCAAGATCGCCCTCACCTCCTCCTTCGGGGCCGATGCGGTGGCGCTTTTGCATCTGGTGGCGAAGATCGACCGCACCACGCCGGTCATCTTCCTCGACACCGACCGCCACTTTTTTCAGACCCTGCAATACCGCGATGAGCTGGTCGAGGCCCTGGGGCTGACCAACCTCACCAATCTGCGCCCGGCGCTGGAAGACATCCGCGCGCTCGATCCCAAAAACACCCTGTTCCAGAGCGACCCGGACGCCTGCTGCGACTTCCGCAAGACGAAGCCGCTGGCGGCGGTGACGAAAGACTATGCGGCGTGGATTTCGGGCCGCAAGCGGCATCAGGCGGCGACGCGCGCCAACCTGTCGGTCGTCGAATTTGACGGGCGTAACTTCAAGATCAATCCGCTGGCCAACTGGACGGCGCAGGACGTGGCCGACTATATCCGCGCCCACAATCTGCCCGAACACCCGCTGGTGGCGCAGGGCTATCCGTCGATTGGCTGCTTCACCTGCACCAAGCCGGTCGAAGAGGGTCAGGACGCGCGCTCTGGTCGCTGGGCCGGTCAGGACAAGACCGAATGCGGCATCCACCTCAATGTCTATGACGACGGCGAAGGGATTTAA
- the cysG gene encoding siroheme synthase CysG — protein sequence MLALPLSWPLEGRRVVLIGTGDWLARKLTLLRRTPASLSVYTPDDETAYEGVAPERRWPTVEDLSDATFVIVAFEDRAKAEQGATLVRAAHKPLNVVDNPDLGDFHVPAIIDRGPLSIGVATGGTAPVLARETRRRIEAAVPPSEAQLAEFALRLSPHLRALLPHVDERRRFWEDVLESDAARLAREGRIDQAVDIALAAARNPQPRQGVVHLVGAGPGDPELLTLKALRLLSEADVIVYDRLVGDGIMDMARRDAERFYVGKARSNHSVPQDQIHSLLVEQARLGKRVVRLKGGDPFVFGRGGEEVEALKAAGIEVHITPGITAALGCAASTAVPLTHRDHAQSVSFITGHAKDGDFEHNPLALDWERLAAHNHTLVVYMGIHTAQTISEKLTQHGRAADTPVLVVENGTRPDEVRRLTCLSDLPETLRADPPKGPALLIIGEVAALYQPTAAHPAVAEPARIT from the coding sequence ATGCTCGCATTGCCGCTCTCCTGGCCGCTCGAAGGCCGGCGCGTCGTCCTGATCGGGACGGGCGACTGGCTTGCGCGCAAGCTGACCCTGCTGCGGCGCACCCCGGCGAGCTTAAGCGTCTATACGCCGGACGATGAGACGGCCTATGAGGGCGTGGCGCCCGAACGCCGCTGGCCGACGGTCGAAGACCTGAGCGACGCCACCTTTGTCATCGTGGCGTTCGAGGATCGCGCGAAGGCCGAACAGGGGGCGACGCTGGTACGCGCGGCGCATAAGCCGCTCAATGTCGTCGATAATCCTGATCTGGGTGACTTCCACGTCCCGGCCATTATCGACCGCGGTCCGCTGTCGATCGGTGTGGCCACCGGCGGCACAGCTCCGGTTCTGGCTCGCGAAACCCGCCGCCGCATCGAGGCGGCGGTGCCGCCGTCCGAAGCGCAACTGGCCGAGTTTGCTCTGCGCCTCAGCCCGCACCTGCGCGCACTATTGCCCCACGTCGATGAGCGCCGCCGCTTCTGGGAAGACGTGCTGGAGTCCGACGCGGCGCGGCTGGCGCGCGAAGGCCGCATTGATCAGGCCGTAGACATAGCGCTCGCTGCCGCGCGTAACCCGCAACCGCGTCAGGGCGTCGTGCATCTGGTCGGGGCCGGTCCCGGCGATCCGGAGCTTCTGACGCTGAAAGCGCTGCGCCTCCTCAGCGAGGCCGATGTCATCGTCTATGACCGGCTGGTCGGCGACGGCATTATGGACATGGCGCGCCGCGACGCCGAACGCTTCTATGTCGGGAAGGCGCGCTCCAACCATTCGGTGCCGCAGGATCAAATCCACAGCCTGCTGGTCGAACAGGCGCGGCTGGGCAAGCGCGTTGTGCGCCTCAAAGGCGGCGATCCGTTCGTCTTCGGACGCGGCGGCGAAGAGGTCGAAGCGCTGAAAGCGGCGGGGATCGAAGTCCATATCACGCCAGGCATCACGGCGGCGCTGGGCTGCGCGGCCTCAACCGCCGTGCCCCTCACCCACCGCGACCATGCGCAAAGCGTGAGCTTCATCACCGGACACGCTAAGGATGGGGATTTCGAGCACAATCCGCTGGCGCTCGACTGGGAACGGCTGGCGGCGCACAACCATACGCTGGTCGTCTATATGGGCATCCACACCGCCCAGACCATTTCCGAAAAGCTGACCCAGCATGGGCGCGCCGCCGATACGCCGGTTCTGGTGGTAGAAAACGGTACGCGGCCCGACGAAGTTCGCAGACTGACCTGTCTGTCTGATCTGCCGGAAACCCTGCGCGCTGATCCGCCCAAGGGGCCGGCCCTGCTCATTATCGGCGAAGTCGCCGCTCTTTATCAGCCGACGGCCGCGCACCCTGCCGTCGCCGAACCTGCGAGGATTACATGA
- a CDS encoding nitrite/sulfite reductase: MYQYDQFDHAMVAARNAEFKDQVERRLKGELSEDQFKPLRLMNGLYLQLHAYMLRIAVPYGVLSSRQMRTFAHIARTYDRDFGHFTTRQNIQFNWIKLADTPQILEDLAAVEMHAIQTSGNCIRNTTTDQFAGAARDEIDDPRPWAELIRQWSTFHPEFTFLPRKFKIAITGATRDRAAIRVHDIGLQLTDKGFDVYVGGGMGRTPHLGHLIRSGLPGEKLLSYLEAALRVYNRYGRRDNIYKARIKILVSALGPQEYARQVEEEWATLDQAQIDAPHAEIARIKSFFPQPAYADKAFDAAALDRAKAADAGFARWVRNNTLAHRRDDHVSVTISLKPTGLPPGDASSAQMDVMADAADRFAYGELRVSHEQNVILPHVAKADLYDLYRLLDQNGLSSANVGKITDMIACPGLDYCSLANARSIPLAQDISQRFADAELTDKIGDLQIKISGCINACGHHHVGHIGILGVDKQGEEFYQILLGGRADEQAALGVITGKGLSAEAVPAALERLIKLYLDLRTDETERFIDTVGRLGRDAFAGALHEPA, encoded by the coding sequence ATGTATCAGTATGACCAGTTCGACCACGCCATGGTCGCCGCCCGCAACGCCGAATTCAAAGATCAGGTCGAACGTCGCCTGAAGGGCGAGCTGAGCGAGGATCAGTTCAAGCCGCTGCGCCTGATGAACGGCCTCTACCTGCAACTGCACGCCTATATGCTGCGTATCGCCGTGCCCTATGGCGTGCTGTCGTCGCGTCAGATGCGCACCTTCGCCCATATTGCGCGCACCTATGACCGCGATTTCGGCCACTTCACCACGCGCCAGAATATCCAGTTCAACTGGATCAAACTGGCCGACACGCCGCAGATTCTCGAAGACCTGGCCGCCGTCGAAATGCACGCCATCCAGACGTCGGGCAACTGCATCCGCAACACCACCACCGATCAGTTTGCCGGGGCGGCCAGGGATGAGATCGACGATCCGCGCCCGTGGGCCGAGCTGATCCGTCAGTGGTCCACCTTCCACCCGGAATTCACCTTCCTGCCGCGCAAGTTTAAGATCGCCATTACCGGCGCCACCCGCGACCGCGCCGCCATCCGCGTGCACGACATTGGGCTGCAACTGACCGACAAGGGCTTTGATGTCTATGTCGGCGGCGGCATGGGTCGTACCCCGCATCTGGGGCACCTGATCAGGTCGGGCCTGCCCGGCGAAAAGCTGCTCAGCTATCTCGAAGCCGCGTTGCGCGTCTATAACCGGTATGGCCGCCGCGATAATATCTACAAGGCGCGTATCAAGATCCTCGTCTCGGCGCTGGGGCCGCAGGAATATGCGCGTCAGGTCGAGGAAGAATGGGCGACGCTCGATCAGGCGCAGATCGACGCGCCGCACGCCGAAATCGCGCGCATCAAGAGCTTCTTCCCGCAGCCGGCCTATGCCGACAAGGCGTTTGACGCTGCCGCTCTGGACCGCGCCAAGGCCGCCGATGCCGGTTTTGCCCGCTGGGTGCGCAACAATACGCTGGCCCACCGCCGCGACGACCATGTGTCGGTGACGATTTCGCTGAAACCGACCGGCCTGCCGCCGGGCGATGCCTCTTCGGCGCAGATGGATGTGATGGCCGATGCCGCCGATCGCTTCGCTTACGGCGAATTGCGCGTCAGCCATGAGCAGAACGTCATCCTGCCGCACGTCGCCAAAGCCGACCTGTATGACCTCTATCGTCTGCTGGATCAGAACGGTCTGTCTTCTGCCAATGTCGGCAAGATCACCGACATGATCGCATGCCCCGGTCTCGACTACTGCTCGCTGGCCAATGCGCGTTCGATCCCGCTGGCGCAGGACATTTCGCAGCGCTTTGCCGATGCCGAGCTGACCGACAAGATCGGCGATCTTCAGATCAAGATTTCCGGCTGCATTAATGCCTGCGGTCACCACCATGTCGGCCATATCGGCATTCTGGGCGTCGATAAGCAGGGCGAGGAATTCTATCAGATCCTGCTGGGCGGCCGCGCCGATGAGCAGGCCGCGCTGGGCGTCATTACGGGCAAGGGCCTGAGCGCCGAGGCCGTGCCCGCCGCGTTGGAACGCCTGATCAAACTCTATCTCGACCTGCGCACGGATGAGACCGAGCGCTTCATCGACACCGTGGGCCGCCTTGGCCGCGACGCCTTTGCCGGAGCCTTGCATGAGCCAGCTTAA
- a CDS encoding DUF934 domain-containing protein, with amino-acid sequence MSQLNSSHAPQLVSDQGEVRANGWTLLADDEAIGVDQAVLSFARAVNELDGLNGRYGVRIAPGDDVRLLTPFLSKIALIEVAFPGYRDGRGYSTARILRQDLGFDGEIRAVGDVLRDQLFWMMRCGFDSFLLKDADPAGAIKYARSLYTNAYQSAADGLKPVWALRHPA; translated from the coding sequence ATGAGCCAGCTTAATTCTTCCCACGCGCCGCAACTGGTCAGCGATCAGGGCGAGGTGCGCGCCAATGGCTGGACCCTGCTGGCCGACGACGAAGCCATCGGCGTCGATCAGGCGGTGTTGAGCTTTGCGCGCGCCGTCAATGAACTGGATGGGCTCAATGGCCGCTACGGCGTACGCATTGCGCCCGGCGACGATGTGCGCCTGCTGACACCCTTCCTGTCCAAGATCGCGCTGATCGAAGTGGCCTTTCCGGGCTATCGCGACGGGCGCGGCTATTCGACCGCGCGCATCCTGCGTCAGGACTTAGGCTTTGACGGCGAAATCCGCGCCGTTGGTGACGTGCTGCGCGATCAATTGTTCTGGATGATGCGCTGCGGCTTCGACAGCTTCCTGCTGAAGGACGCCGACCCGGCGGGTGCGATAAAGTACGCCCGCTCTCTGTACACAAATGCCTATCAGTCCGCCGCCGACGGTCTGAAACCCGTATGGGCCCTGCGCCATCCCGCGTAA
- a CDS encoding Hsp33 family molecular chaperone HslO has protein sequence MTSYPLPSQDYAARFVLDTLPVHGRLVRLDETLNAILDAHAYPDAIATLLGEACVLAVMVGSALKFEGRLIMQAQGQGVVRYVVADYDTRGSLRGFCRFDPEELKALEAENAGKFQSLGAQQLLGQGTFIMTLEPDGMGDRYQGVTPIEGDSLSLCAEHYFAQSEQIPTQIKLAVSRETTPNGERWRAAGAMIQALAGDDSRGDTREAFEHVRALFATLGEEELTDFELEADRLLYRLFHEDGVRLSPPKPIAKLCRCSQTRVEELVRSFSADEQSDMLEPDGQVHITCEYCSKTFFVAP, from the coding sequence ATGACCTCCTATCCTTTGCCGTCGCAGGACTATGCCGCCCGTTTTGTGCTGGACACGCTTCCCGTGCATGGGCGTCTGGTGCGCCTTGATGAAACGCTGAACGCGATTCTTGACGCCCACGCCTATCCGGACGCCATTGCGACGCTTTTGGGTGAGGCCTGCGTGCTGGCCGTCATGGTCGGTTCGGCGCTGAAGTTTGAGGGGCGGCTGATCATGCAGGCGCAGGGGCAGGGCGTGGTGCGCTATGTCGTGGCCGACTATGACACGCGCGGTTCTCTGCGTGGTTTCTGCCGCTTCGATCCGGAGGAGCTGAAGGCGCTTGAGGCCGAAAATGCCGGCAAGTTTCAGTCTCTGGGCGCGCAGCAACTTTTGGGGCAGGGCACCTTTATCATGACGCTGGAGCCCGACGGCATGGGCGACCGCTATCAGGGCGTGACCCCGATTGAGGGCGATTCCCTGTCTTTGTGCGCCGAGCATTATTTTGCGCAGTCCGAGCAGATTCCGACGCAGATCAAGCTGGCCGTGTCGCGCGAAACAACGCCGAACGGCGAACGCTGGCGCGCCGCCGGGGCGATGATTCAGGCGCTGGCCGGTGACGACAGTCGCGGCGATACGCGCGAAGCGTTTGAGCATGTGCGCGCCCTATTTGCGACTCTGGGCGAAGAGGAACTGACGGATTTCGAGCTGGAAGCCGATCGCCTGCTCTATCGCCTGTTCCACGAAGACGGCGTGCGCCTGTCGCCGCCCAAGCCGATCGCCAAGCTGTGCCGCTGCTCGCAAACCCGCGTCGAGGAGCTGGTGCGCTCCTTCTCGGCCGATGAGCAATCCGACATGCTGGAGCCGGACGGTCAGGTGCACATCACCTGCGAATACTGCTCGAAGACGTTTTTCGTCGCGCCGTAA
- the pseH gene encoding UDP-4-amino-4,6-dideoxy-N-acetyl-beta-L-altrosamine N-acetyltransferase: MLASPSLATLRPLASEDRERLFDWRNREEVRRYMYTDTLIPCERHEAWFEALSGNETRRYFIIEWDGQPVGLANFVDIDRVSQKAAWAFYLAETTARGKGLGAWVEFQMIEHAFNVLNLEKLWCEVLESNGAVWKLHQSFGFQTEAHFRRHVVKSDGPHDVIGLGLLRADWAAVRDDCRARLLSHGYTV; this comes from the coding sequence ATGTTGGCGTCACCTTCTCTGGCCACCCTGCGGCCGCTGGCTTCCGAAGACCGCGAGCGCCTGTTTGACTGGCGCAACCGCGAAGAGGTGCGCCGGTACATGTACACCGACACCCTGATCCCCTGTGAGCGGCATGAGGCGTGGTTTGAGGCCTTAAGCGGCAATGAGACGCGGCGCTATTTCATTATCGAATGGGACGGGCAGCCGGTCGGGCTGGCCAATTTCGTCGATATCGACCGGGTGTCGCAAAAGGCGGCCTGGGCCTTCTATCTGGCCGAAACCACAGCGCGCGGTAAAGGCCTGGGCGCGTGGGTCGAATTTCAGATGATCGAGCACGCTTTCAACGTCCTCAACCTCGAAAAGCTGTGGTGTGAGGTGCTGGAAAGCAATGGCGCCGTGTGGAAGCTGCACCAATCCTTTGGCTTTCAGACCGAAGCGCATTTCCGCCGCCACGTGGTCAAATCCGACGGGCCGCACGATGTGATCGGGCTGGGGCTGTTGCGCGCCGACTGGGCCGCGGTGCGCGACGATTGCCGGGCGCGGCTTCTGAGTCATGGATACACGGTTTAA
- a CDS encoding aldehyde dehydrogenase family protein, producing MTTYGNLINGEWVVTGTTFNNINPSDTNDVIGVYSTAGEPEVTAAIAAARAAFETWQYSTPQQRFDILDAAGTEILARKAELGALLSREEGKTLPEGIGEVTRAGHIFKYFAGEALRAHGEVLDSVRPGIKVEITREPVGVIGLICPWNFPIAIPAWKMAPAIAFGNTVVCKPAELTPGCAWALADILTRAGLPKGVLNVVFARGSVAGPLMIDGCDAITFTGSVPTGTRVRDAAVAKGKRIQCEMGGKNPVIVLDDADLNIAVNSVLNSSFFSSGHRCTASSRIIVTEGIADKFVSALADAAKAIKVGDSRADGVQMGPIASQEQLKIAQDAVAKAKSEGGVVVAGGEDLTFGTPGYYYAPTLIDKTTPDMAINKEEVFGPVASVIRVKDLDEAIKVANDTEMGLSAGICTSSLKAAETFKRKAQAGMVMVNLPTAGVDYHVPFGGRKASSYGSREQGAYAKEFYTIVKTAYTFAG from the coding sequence TTGACCACTTACGGCAATCTGATCAACGGCGAATGGGTCGTTACCGGCACCACCTTCAACAACATCAACCCGTCGGACACCAATGATGTCATCGGCGTCTATTCGACCGCCGGTGAGCCGGAAGTAACCGCCGCCATCGCCGCCGCGCGTGCTGCCTTTGAAACCTGGCAATATTCGACTCCGCAGCAGCGTTTCGACATTCTCGACGCCGCCGGTACGGAAATCCTGGCCCGCAAGGCCGAGCTGGGCGCGCTGTTGTCGCGCGAAGAAGGCAAGACCCTGCCCGAAGGTATCGGCGAAGTCACCCGCGCCGGTCACATCTTCAAGTATTTCGCTGGCGAAGCCCTGCGTGCCCACGGCGAAGTGCTCGATTCCGTGCGTCCGGGCATCAAGGTCGAAATCACCCGTGAGCCGGTCGGCGTCATCGGCCTGATCTGCCCGTGGAACTTCCCCATCGCCATCCCGGCGTGGAAGATGGCCCCGGCCATCGCCTTCGGCAACACCGTGGTGTGTAAGCCGGCCGAACTGACGCCGGGCTGCGCCTGGGCGCTGGCCGACATCCTGACGCGCGCCGGCCTGCCCAAGGGCGTGCTGAACGTCGTCTTCGCCCGCGGTTCGGTCGCCGGTCCGCTGATGATCGACGGCTGCGACGCCATCACCTTCACCGGCTCGGTCCCGACCGGCACCCGCGTGCGCGACGCCGCCGTGGCCAAGGGCAAGCGTATCCAGTGCGAAATGGGTGGCAAGAACCCGGTCATCGTGCTCGACGACGCTGATCTGAATATCGCCGTTAACTCGGTGCTGAACTCGTCCTTCTTCTCATCCGGTCACCGCTGCACGGCCTCGTCGCGCATCATCGTGACGGAAGGCATCGCCGATAAGTTCGTCTCGGCTCTGGCCGACGCGGCCAAGGCCATCAAGGTCGGCGACAGCCGCGCCGACGGCGTGCAGATGGGCCCGATCGCCTCTCAGGAACAGCTCAAGATCGCGCAGGACGCTGTCGCCAAGGCCAAGTCCGAAGGCGGCGTGGTCGTCGCCGGTGGTGAAGACCTGACCTTCGGCACGCCGGGCTACTATTACGCCCCGACCCTGATCGACAAGACGACGCCGGACATGGCCATCAACAAGGAAGAGGTCTTCGGGCCGGTCGCCTCGGTCATCCGCGTCAAGGACCTCGACGAAGCCATCAAGGTCGCCAACGACACCGAAATGGGCCTGTCGGCCGGTATCTGCACCTCGTCGCTGAAGGCCGCTGAAACCTTCAAACGTAAGGCTCAGGCCGGTATGGTCATGGTCAACCTGCCGACCGCTGGTGTCGATTACCACGTACCGTTCGGTGGCCGCAAAGCCTCCTCCTACGGCTCGCGCGAACAAGGCGCCTACGCCAAGGAATTCTACACCATCGTCAAGACGGCCTATACCTTCGCGGGTTAA
- a CDS encoding DegT/DnrJ/EryC1/StrS family aminotransferase, whose translation MAIPFIDLGAQRERIGASIEDGIKKVLNHGAYIMGPEVRTFEANLAAFAGSKHALSCANGTDAIELVLLGLGVGKGDAVFVPAFTFVATAEVVPMTGAEPVFVDIDPKTYNMDPVKLEAAIAAVKAEGRLKPAAVIAVDLFGQAADYPAISKITQAHGLFLIADSAQGFGCTIDGKQPLEWAHATSTSFYPAKPLGCYGDGGAVVLNDDALLERLISFRVHGGATPTDAATMNYTHEAKYLNVRIGMNSRLDTIQAAVLIEKLAIFAEEIALRQAVAKRYNEALDGYVTSVPYVKDGYVSTWAQYTIEHENRDGLQIFLREKGIPTAVYYPIPLHQQPGYAIFKSGTGDLSVSETKSKAVISLPFSPYLTAETQAEIVAAVKAFK comes from the coding sequence ATGGCTATTCCCTTTATTGATCTGGGTGCGCAGCGCGAACGCATTGGCGCGTCTATCGAAGACGGGATCAAAAAGGTGCTCAATCATGGCGCCTATATTATGGGGCCAGAGGTCCGCACCTTTGAGGCCAATCTGGCGGCCTTCGCCGGATCGAAGCACGCCCTGTCGTGCGCCAATGGCACGGACGCCATCGAGCTGGTCCTGCTGGGGCTGGGTGTGGGTAAGGGCGATGCGGTGTTTGTCCCGGCCTTCACCTTTGTGGCCACCGCCGAAGTGGTGCCGATGACAGGGGCTGAGCCGGTCTTTGTCGATATCGACCCGAAAACCTACAATATGGACCCGGTGAAGCTTGAGGCCGCCATCGCCGCCGTCAAGGCCGAAGGGCGTCTGAAACCCGCCGCGGTCATCGCGGTCGATCTGTTCGGGCAGGCCGCCGACTATCCGGCGATCTCCAAAATCACGCAGGCGCACGGCCTGTTCCTGATTGCCGACTCGGCGCAGGGCTTTGGTTGTACGATTGATGGCAAGCAGCCGCTGGAATGGGCGCACGCCACCTCGACCAGCTTCTACCCGGCCAAGCCTCTGGGTTGCTATGGCGACGGTGGGGCGGTGGTGCTCAATGACGACGCCTTGCTGGAGCGCCTGATCTCGTTCCGGGTGCACGGCGGCGCGACGCCGACCGACGCGGCGACCATGAACTACACGCATGAGGCCAAGTATCTGAACGTGCGCATCGGCATGAATTCGCGCCTCGATACAATTCAGGCCGCCGTGCTGATCGAAAAGCTGGCCATCTTTGCCGAAGAGATCGCGCTGCGTCAGGCCGTCGCCAAGCGCTATAATGAGGCGCTGGACGGCTATGTGACCAGCGTGCCCTATGTGAAGGACGGCTACGTCTCGACCTGGGCGCAATATACGATCGAGCATGAAAACCGCGACGGCCTGCAAATTTTTCTTCGTGAAAAAGGCATCCCGACGGCGGTCTATTACCCCATCCCCCTGCATCAGCAGCCGGGCTATGCGATATTCAAATCCGGCACGGGTGATCTGAGCGTTTCGGAAACCAAGTCGAAGGCGGTGATCAGCCTGCCCTTCAGCCCCTATCTCACCGCCGAAACGCAAGCCGAAATTGTCGCGGCGGTAAAGGCGTTTAAGTAG
- the msrB gene encoding peptide-methionine (R)-S-oxide reductase MsrB produces the protein MARSELGFDLTPPPPEKLRLLAEKLDPEARRILLDHGTEPPFCGKFDEYEEEGLYTCALCALPLFSSRAKFHSGSGWPSFYQGVGEGHIRYLRDVSHGMVRTEIRCGRCDSHLGHVFEDGPRPTGLRYCLNSVAMDFVPDGQALPDPLERDDPAAIG, from the coding sequence ATGGCCCGTTCCGAACTGGGGTTCGACCTGACCCCGCCTCCGCCCGAAAAGCTGCGCTTGCTGGCTGAAAAGCTCGATCCCGAAGCGCGGCGCATCCTGCTCGATCACGGCACCGAGCCGCCCTTCTGCGGCAAGTTCGATGAGTATGAGGAGGAGGGGCTGTACACCTGCGCCCTGTGCGCCCTGCCGCTGTTTTCCTCGCGCGCCAAGTTCCATTCGGGATCGGGCTGGCCCAGCTTCTATCAGGGCGTGGGTGAGGGGCATATCCGCTATCTGCGCGACGTCTCACACGGCATGGTACGCACGGAAATCCGCTGCGGCCGCTGCGACTCACATCTGGGGCACGTGTTCGAAGACGGCCCGCGCCCGACCGGCCTGCGTTACTGCCTCAATTCGGTAGCGATGGACTTTGTGCCGGATGGGCAGGCCCTGCCGGACCCGCTGGAACGCGACGATCCGGCGGCGATTGGCTGA
- a CDS encoding DUF2849 domain-containing protein, with protein MKLLTANRLTDGLVLWYAGGPDLSGWTEDAALATRLEDEAAAALLEDWKARETEVVAPYLVPLLDENTLVKREYVREHVRANGPTAGQTAFDTARQHQRGEVF; from the coding sequence ATGAAACTCCTGACCGCCAATCGCCTGACCGATGGTCTGGTGCTGTGGTACGCCGGAGGCCCGGACCTGTCGGGCTGGACCGAAGACGCGGCGCTGGCCACCCGCCTTGAGGACGAGGCGGCGGCCGCGCTGCTGGAAGACTGGAAGGCGCGCGAAACCGAAGTGGTCGCGCCCTACCTTGTGCCGCTCCTCGATGAGAATACCCTGGTCAAGCGCGAATATGTGCGTGAGCACGTGCGCGCCAATGGCCCTACCGCGGGTCAGACCGCCTTCGACACCGCCCGTCAGCACCAGCGCGGAGAGGTTTTCTAA